From Fluviispira vulneris, a single genomic window includes:
- a CDS encoding VOC family protein, which translates to MSVNTPWIKGIGHLAIIIDDLEKGKWFFGEVLQSSFYMYKGEQIMVEMGSSVFVAKLAKDAVDKTRQVGQFGKQVLDHYGFQADSPLQVDAFCQRIQSFQLEIVREPHDRFDGRAFYFRDPFGNLVEYFWYNRKKEHE; encoded by the coding sequence ATGTCAGTTAATACTCCGTGGATAAAAGGAATTGGTCATCTCGCTATCATTATAGATGACCTTGAGAAAGGTAAGTGGTTTTTTGGTGAGGTTTTGCAATCGAGCTTCTATATGTATAAAGGTGAACAGATTATGGTTGAAATGGGATCATCTGTTTTCGTTGCTAAACTTGCAAAAGATGCGGTAGACAAGACAAGACAAGTGGGGCAATTTGGAAAACAAGTTCTCGATCACTATGGTTTCCAAGCAGATTCACCATTACAAGTCGATGCATTTTGTCAGAGAATACAAAGTTTTCAATTGGAAATAGTTCGAGAACCACACGATCGTTTTGATGGTCGTGCATTTTATTTCCGAGATCCTTTTGGGAATCTTGTAGAGTATTTTTGGTATAATAGGAAAAAAGAACATGAATGA
- a CDS encoding DUF1573 domain-containing protein, whose amino-acid sequence MSCKKDYTKAGGKITCENRDHNMCFSKRVRFFLLRIFCVFIFYQVSFSANAIEPTIDLNLQGQVPRVEFDSTRFDFGEIYRGQKVSHMYRFQNTGNGTLVFSSVHAACGCINTKIYSKDGSTIKNVFKSGESGYVNAEFNSRDFSGNIVRTITLETNMGSSSPTVTLTITANVLQELTAVPTLLYVGKIQGDIPKSFLLNMNLISRGKPYTAKEGMNYIDTAKSDVEATSFSSQVKENILADNEPFKIIAVESSAPFIKVKLLPQTSAHTAQISVQIDDKSIPIGPISAKIKVWNNSFYYKDYEIPVIGESVGHVQVSAKYVEFGVVNELRPSERVITFKSLDKNFTVTGVKVELKKLPELKSLKDSELFEIRKDKLSPTSAASDGSNHSSFVVSFKLHYPKKRDEFNEVDGSPGVNVSGFFVVKTNDPDYKEITVPFFGVLRKEP is encoded by the coding sequence TTGAGCTGTAAAAAAGATTATACCAAAGCGGGTGGCAAGATAACATGTGAAAATAGGGATCACAACATGTGTTTTTCTAAAAGAGTCAGATTTTTCTTATTGAGAATTTTTTGTGTCTTTATTTTTTATCAAGTTTCCTTTTCTGCAAATGCAATAGAACCAACGATCGACCTCAACTTACAAGGACAAGTTCCTCGCGTTGAGTTCGACTCGACACGCTTTGACTTCGGTGAAATTTATCGAGGGCAAAAAGTGAGTCATATGTATCGTTTTCAAAACACAGGAAATGGAACGCTTGTTTTTAGCAGTGTACATGCAGCATGCGGTTGTATAAATACTAAAATATATTCAAAAGATGGAAGCACAATAAAAAATGTTTTTAAATCTGGTGAGAGCGGTTACGTTAATGCTGAATTTAACTCAAGAGATTTTTCAGGTAATATAGTGAGAACGATAACTCTGGAAACGAATATGGGATCATCTTCTCCCACAGTTACTTTAACCATTACTGCAAATGTTTTACAAGAATTAACCGCTGTTCCAACACTTTTATATGTCGGAAAAATTCAAGGAGATATTCCTAAATCATTTTTATTAAATATGAATTTAATATCACGTGGAAAACCTTATACTGCAAAAGAAGGTATGAATTATATAGACACAGCAAAATCAGATGTAGAAGCAACATCTTTTTCGAGTCAAGTAAAAGAAAATATTTTAGCCGATAATGAACCATTCAAAATCATTGCTGTTGAATCCAGTGCTCCTTTTATAAAGGTTAAATTACTGCCTCAAACATCTGCACACACTGCGCAAATTTCAGTGCAAATTGATGACAAATCAATCCCAATTGGCCCCATAAGTGCAAAAATAAAAGTTTGGAATAATTCGTTCTATTATAAAGATTATGAAATTCCAGTTATTGGCGAATCTGTAGGCCATGTACAAGTTTCAGCAAAATATGTTGAATTTGGAGTTGTAAATGAATTGAGACCCTCAGAGCGTGTTATTACCTTTAAATCTTTAGATAAAAACTTTACAGTCACAGGTGTCAAGGTGGAGTTAAAAAAACTCCCAGAATTGAAAAGTTTAAAAGATTCAGAGTTATTTGAAATAAGAAAAGACAAACTCTCACCAACAAGTGCAGCGAGTGATGGGAGCAATCACTCGTCTTTCGTCGTTTCATTTAAGCTTCATTATCCAAAAAAGCGCGATGAATTTAATGAAGTCGATGGGTCTCCTGGGGTCAATGTTTCTGGATTTTTTGTTGTCAAAACCAATGATCCCGATTACAAAGAGATTACTGTGCCGTTTTTTGGCGTGCTAAGGAAAGAGCCATGA